GGATCTGCCCCAGATCGAACAGCGCGGCGGATAGATCGTTGGCGTGGGCCTCCCCTGCCTGCGGCTCGTCCACGCCCCCCAGCACCACCACCGGCTCCGTGATCCCCGACCGGCGCAGCTCCACCCCCTCCTCCACCGTCGCCACCCCGAAGATGCGCACGCCCTCTTCCCGCAGCGTCCTGGCGACGGGGACCGCCCCGTGCCCGTAGGCATCCGCCTTGACGACCCCGAAGATCGAGGCCGAAGGAGGAAGAAGGGATCGGATCGTCCTGAAATTGTGCCGCAGGGCAGGGAGGTGGATTTCGGCCACGGTGGGTCTTGCCAAACGGATACTCCTTGCTACCGGGATCGGCTCGATCGTTTTTTGGAAAGTCTACTTGAACCCCACCATCAAGTAAAGGCGGGCAGACGCCGCGCCGGACCGCCGGCCTCGCGCTGGCCTCGCGCTTGACATCGAAAGCGGAGGGTGGGTATCATGACCGTAAAGCCGCCAGGGGTGCTTTTCGCTGAGAGCCCGCGTACGATGCGGGCAACCCGTCGAACCTGATCCGGATAATACCGGCGCAGGGAGCGTGGTGCTCTTCGAACCGTGCCTTTTTTGGGGCGCGGTTTTTCATTTTCAGGGGGAAACACCGATGTTGACGCAGAACATGGCCAACCGCCTCGACCTCCTCCCCGTCGCGCCGGAGGAGATCGCCCGGCTTCTCGCCGACGCCGCCCCCTTCCGGCGCCGCGAGGCGTTTTCCCTGCTCGCTTCGCTGTCCCCGAGGCGCAGGCTCTCCCTCCCGGAAGCCGCCCGTCTGCTGGCCACCCCGGACCCGATGGTGTGGGAAACGGCCGCGACAAGGGCCCGGGCCGTTCGCGAAGAGGTCTTCGGACGGCGGATCGTTCTGTTCGCCCCCCTGTACCTTTCCAACGAGTGCGGAAACAACTGCCTCTACTGCGGGTTTCGCAGGGACAACCGGGAGGCAAGGAGGATCACCCTGTCCCCCGGGCAGGCGGTCCGGGAGGCCCGGTTCCTCGAGAAAAAGGGGTTCCACCGCCTCCTGCTGGTCAGCGGGGAACACCGGGGAAAGACCGACGCGGGGTACCTCGCGGACGTCCTGCGGGCGATCTACCGCGAAACGGGGATGCGCATCCTGCACGTGAACGCCGCGCCGATGTCCGTGGAGGAGTTGCGGCTCCTCAAGGAGGCCGGCGCCGGGGTGTACCAGGTGTTCCAGGAGACGTACCACCCGGAAACGTACGGGACGATGCACCCTTCCGGCCCGAAAGCGGACTTCGCCTGGCGCCTCACGTGCATGGACCGTGCGATGAGGGCGGGATTCCGGGATGTGGGGATCGGCGCCCTCCTCGGGCTGTACGACTACCGGTTCGAGGTCCTCTCCGTCATCCGGCACGCGGAAAGCCTGCGGGACACGCACGGGACGTTCCCGCACACGATCTCGGTGCCCCGGTTCAAGAGGGCGTTCGGCTCCCCCCTTCACGAGGCTCCCCGGCCGGTCTCCGACCGGGAGTTCGAAAAGATCGTGATCGTCTACCGCCTCTGCGTCCCCACGGCGGGCGTCGTCGTGTCCACGCGGGAACCGGCGTCGCTGCGCGAGAGGGTGCTGGACGTCGGGGCGTCGCAGATCAGCGCCGGCTCGAAGACCGACCCCGGCGGGTATACGGAAGAAGTGCGGCACGCCGACTCGGAACAGTTCGAGCTGGACGACACGCGGCCGGTCGAGGAGATCGTCCGGATGATCCTCGGGCGCGGATACCTCCCCTCCCTGTGCACCAGCTGCTACCGCCGCGACCGCACGGGCGAAACCTTCACGGAGATGGCGGCCGACGGCCGCATCCGGGGCTTTTGTCTTCCCAACGCGCTCCTGACGCTGGCCGAGTACGCGGTCTCCGCGGGGGACCCCCGCCTGCGGGAGGAGTGTCTCGCCGCCGTCCGCGCAGGGAGCAGGGAGATGGAAGGGTCGCCTCTTTCGGGGGAGTTTCATCGGAAGCTGGAACGGGTGATCGCGGGAGAGAAAGACCTGTTCTTCTGATGCGGCGGAGGATCGCGTGGAGATCTCGGTGAACGGGGAAAGACGGCAGGTCGGAGAGGGGATGACGGTCCTTCTTCTCCTGCGGGCCCTCTCCTTGCCGGAGACGCGCGTGGCGGTGGAGCGGAACCGGTCCCTCGTCCGGAAGGCGGAGTTCGCCGACACGGTCCTTGGCGACGGGGACCGGATCGAGATCGTGACATTCGTGGGAGGAGGATAGAGGATGGACACTTCCTTTGCCCTGGGAGGAAAAACGTTTCGTTCGCGGCTTCTGGTGGGCACCGGG
The sequence above is a segment of the Candidatus Deferrimicrobiaceae bacterium genome. Coding sequences within it:
- the thiS gene encoding sulfur carrier protein ThiS, with the protein product MEISVNGERRQVGEGMTVLLLLRALSLPETRVAVERNRSLVRKAEFADTVLGDGDRIEIVTFVGGG
- the hydG gene encoding [FeFe] hydrogenase H-cluster radical SAM maturase HydG codes for the protein MLTQNMANRLDLLPVAPEEIARLLADAAPFRRREAFSLLASLSPRRRLSLPEAARLLATPDPMVWETAATRARAVREEVFGRRIVLFAPLYLSNECGNNCLYCGFRRDNREARRITLSPGQAVREARFLEKKGFHRLLLVSGEHRGKTDAGYLADVLRAIYRETGMRILHVNAAPMSVEELRLLKEAGAGVYQVFQETYHPETYGTMHPSGPKADFAWRLTCMDRAMRAGFRDVGIGALLGLYDYRFEVLSVIRHAESLRDTHGTFPHTISVPRFKRAFGSPLHEAPRPVSDREFEKIVIVYRLCVPTAGVVVSTREPASLRERVLDVGASQISAGSKTDPGGYTEEVRHADSEQFELDDTRPVEEIVRMILGRGYLPSLCTSCYRRDRTGETFTEMAADGRIRGFCLPNALLTLAEYAVSAGDPRLREECLAAVRAGSREMEGSPLSGEFHRKLERVIAGEKDLFF